The segment AAAAAGCCAGCAGTGGCAGTCATTTTTATCTTGTGCAGGGAAAAATTCATACCGACAGTTCATTAAACGACATAGAAGAAAAAAGATTAGGCGGACGAAAACTTCCGCTGAACCACCGGGAAGTTTATAAACAAATTGGTGGCAGCCCGCATCTCGACCAGAACTATACTGTGTTTGGTGAAGTAGTGAAAGGTATTGAGGTTGTGGATACGATTGCACAGGCAGAGCGTGATCAATTCGACAGGCCAAAGGAAGATATCCGCATTATTAAAATGAAACTGAAGAAGAAATTTTTATTTTTCTGATTGCAGGAAAACAATCAATTTAGCAGCGTTTAAAAACAACTACATCATGAATTTTCCAGAGAATCTCCGCTACACAAAAGACCACGAATGGATCAGCTTAGAAGGCAATGTTGCAACAATTGGTATTACTGATTTTGCACAGCGTGAATTAGGCGATATTGTTTATGTTGACATCAATACTGTCGGAAAAACACTAAACGCTGAAGAAGTTTTTGGTACAGTGGAAGCTGTAAAAACCGTAAGTGATT is part of the Lacibacter sediminis genome and harbors:
- the gcvH gene encoding glycine cleavage system protein GcvH, yielding MNFPENLRYTKDHEWISLEGNVATIGITDFAQRELGDIVYVDINTVGKTLNAEEVFGTVEAVKTVSDLFLPIAGTIAEVNSALNDKPEAVNNDPYGEGWMVKVTVTNPADIEALMDAAAYGALVA